In Rubrobacter radiotolerans DSM 5868, a genomic segment contains:
- the narH gene encoding nitrate reductase subunit beta, whose protein sequence is MLVKAQVAMVMNLDKCIGCHTCSVTCKNVWTNRQGTEYQWWNNVETKPGMGYPKLYEDQERWKGGWTLDRRGRLKLKAGGKIKKLLSIFFNPDLPELDDYYEPWTYDYETLTKAPPGDDQPVAQPISQVSSDPLDLKWGPNWDDDLAGGTTTARFDPNIRGDLEESVRFEYEKVFMMYLPRICEHCLNPSCVASCPSGAMYKREEDGIVLVDQEQCRGWRYCVSGCPYKKVYFNWETGKAEKCTLCYPRIEMGQPTICSETCVGRLRYLGLILYDADRVQEAASTPDERDLLAAQRSVFLDPNDPEVREQARRDGVPEDWLEAARRSPIYPLAVEWGVALPLHPEYRTLPMVWYVPPLSPVMGFVEGEGSEADPDDVFPAIDELRIPIEYLANLLSAGDKEVIRAVLKRLAAMRGYMREKNLSGVGAEEIADSVGMSPRALEDMYRLLAIAKYDERYVIPLAHRELASELAEQQGSCGLEFAGGPGSCAPEEPVHASGTRRNEAFYAIKEKLEERAKGLGTVPAPNVQFFKSKADFEAFHLKGRPEGGGS, encoded by the coding sequence ATGCTCGTAAAGGCTCAGGTGGCGATGGTGATGAACCTGGACAAGTGCATCGGGTGCCACACCTGCTCCGTTACCTGCAAGAACGTCTGGACAAACCGCCAGGGGACCGAGTACCAGTGGTGGAACAACGTCGAGACAAAGCCCGGCATGGGCTACCCGAAGCTCTACGAGGACCAGGAGCGGTGGAAGGGCGGCTGGACCCTCGACCGCCGCGGCCGCCTCAAGCTCAAGGCGGGGGGAAAGATAAAGAAGCTCCTGAGCATCTTCTTTAACCCGGACCTCCCGGAGCTAGACGACTACTACGAGCCCTGGACCTACGACTACGAGACGCTCACCAAGGCCCCGCCGGGCGACGACCAGCCCGTCGCGCAGCCGATAAGCCAGGTCTCCAGCGACCCGCTCGACCTGAAGTGGGGCCCGAACTGGGACGACGACCTCGCCGGCGGCACGACGACCGCCCGCTTCGATCCGAACATCCGGGGAGACCTCGAAGAGTCGGTGCGCTTCGAGTACGAGAAGGTCTTTATGATGTACCTCCCGCGCATCTGCGAGCACTGCCTGAACCCCTCGTGCGTCGCATCCTGCCCCTCGGGGGCGATGTACAAGCGCGAGGAGGACGGGATAGTCCTTGTGGACCAGGAGCAGTGCCGCGGCTGGCGCTACTGCGTCTCGGGATGCCCGTACAAGAAGGTCTACTTCAACTGGGAGACCGGCAAGGCCGAGAAGTGCACCTTGTGCTACCCGCGCATCGAGATGGGGCAGCCGACGATCTGCTCCGAGACCTGCGTCGGGAGGCTCCGCTACCTCGGCCTGATCCTCTACGACGCCGACCGGGTCCAGGAGGCCGCCTCCACCCCCGACGAGCGGGACCTCCTCGCCGCCCAGCGCTCCGTCTTTCTCGATCCGAACGACCCGGAGGTCCGGGAGCAGGCCCGGCGCGACGGGGTTCCTGAGGACTGGCTCGAGGCCGCCCGACGCTCCCCGATCTACCCGCTCGCCGTCGAGTGGGGGGTCGCGCTGCCGCTTCACCCCGAGTACCGCACCCTCCCGATGGTCTGGTACGTGCCGCCGCTCTCGCCGGTGATGGGCTTCGTCGAGGGGGAGGGATCGGAGGCCGACCCGGACGACGTCTTCCCCGCAATAGACGAGCTTCGCATCCCGATCGAGTACCTGGCGAACCTTCTCTCCGCTGGGGACAAGGAGGTGATCCGGGCCGTCCTCAAGCGTCTCGCCGCGATGCGCGGCTACATGCGCGAGAAGAACCTCTCCGGGGTCGGGGCCGAAGAGATCGCCGACTCCGTCGGGATGTCGCCGCGCGCCCTTGAGGACATGTACCGGCTGCTTGCCATCGCCAAGTACGACGAGCGGTACGTGATCCCGCTCGCCCACCGGGAGCTCGCCTCCGAGCTCGCCGAGCAGCAGGGCTCCTGCGGCCTGGAGTTCGCCGGAGGTCCCGGAAGTTGCGCTCCGGAGGAGCCGGTCCACGCGAGCGGAACCAGACGCAACGAGGCGTTCTACGCGATAAAGGAGAAGCTCGAGGAGCGGGCGAAGGGGCTCGGGACCGTTCCCGCGCCGAACGTACAGTTCTTCAAGAGCAAGGCAGACTTCGAGGCGTTCCACCTGAAGGGCCGACCGGAAGGGGGTGGGTCGTGA
- the narJ gene encoding nitrate reductase molybdenum cofactor assembly chaperone produces MIFKLLSLLLRYPDDEVLAARKPIADLARRLPFSPAGEPVFRFLDYWERTEPRKLQADYIETFDFSRRGSLYLTYYRYGDSRLRGEALVEVKEAYERAGYSLTTGELPDYLPLVLEFASEEPEEGIRLLAANRGPVELIRRSLLADGSPHAHLLDALASLLPDLAPEDVDELRTIVMQGPPQETVGLEPYGAEPKPPQPVIKLGRKRA; encoded by the coding sequence GTGATCTTCAAGCTCCTCTCGCTGCTCCTGCGCTACCCGGACGACGAAGTCCTCGCCGCCCGGAAGCCCATCGCGGATCTCGCAAGGAGGCTCCCGTTCTCGCCGGCCGGGGAGCCGGTGTTCCGCTTCCTCGACTACTGGGAGCGGACCGAGCCCCGCAAGCTCCAGGCCGACTACATCGAGACCTTCGACTTCAGCCGGCGCGGGAGCCTCTACCTTACCTACTACCGCTACGGCGACTCGCGGCTTCGCGGCGAGGCGCTCGTCGAGGTGAAGGAGGCTTACGAGCGAGCCGGGTACTCGCTCACGACCGGCGAGCTACCGGACTACCTCCCGCTCGTCCTTGAGTTCGCCTCCGAAGAGCCCGAGGAGGGGATAAGGCTCCTTGCGGCGAACCGGGGGCCCGTAGAGCTGATCCGGCGCTCCCTTCTCGCCGACGGTAGCCCGCACGCTCACCTCCTCGACGCGCTCGCTTCGCTCCTTCCCGACCTCGCGCCCGAAGACGTGGACGAGCTCAGGACGATCGTGATGCAGGGGCCGCCGCAGGAGACCGTGGGGCTCGAACCCTACGGAGCCGAACCGAAGCCCCCGCAGCCCGTGATCAAGCTCGGGAGGAAGCGCGCATGA
- the narI gene encoding respiratory nitrate reductase subunit gamma has protein sequence MNLWHQFLWVIFPYLALVTFVLGHIYRYVYDQYGWTPKSSQILERRLLLWGVILFHWGMLFVIGGHAMGLLVPVEVYRNLGVSDHSYHLLSLWAGSVVGVVALVGILLLNIRRWFVSRVRANTDTMRFVTDALLLVVITLGMAATVGYRIYVNQYDLPNEFEYRENIGPWFRSLFYFSPDANLMVGVPLIFQLHTLSAFLLFALWPFSSLVHAFSIPLGFLRRRPIQYRSRDAWPKGRRASRNGASPNGARRNGAGREDAGRKDAAKPSPTGRRGRDG, from the coding sequence ATGAACCTCTGGCATCAGTTTCTGTGGGTGATCTTCCCCTACCTCGCGCTCGTTACTTTCGTGCTCGGGCACATCTACCGCTACGTCTACGACCAGTACGGCTGGACCCCGAAGTCGAGCCAGATCCTCGAACGTCGTCTCCTTCTCTGGGGCGTCATCCTGTTTCACTGGGGGATGCTCTTCGTTATCGGCGGCCACGCGATGGGCCTGCTCGTCCCCGTCGAGGTCTACCGTAACCTCGGCGTCTCGGACCACAGCTACCACCTGCTCTCGCTCTGGGCGGGCTCGGTCGTCGGGGTGGTCGCGCTCGTCGGCATCCTGCTCCTGAACATCCGGCGCTGGTTTGTCTCGCGCGTTCGGGCGAACACGGACACGATGCGCTTTGTAACCGACGCGCTGCTCCTCGTCGTTATAACGCTCGGGATGGCCGCGACGGTCGGGTACCGCATCTACGTCAACCAGTACGACCTCCCGAACGAGTTCGAGTACCGGGAGAACATCGGGCCGTGGTTCAGAAGCCTCTTCTACTTCTCGCCGGACGCCAACCTCATGGTCGGGGTACCGCTCATCTTCCAGCTGCACACGCTCTCTGCGTTCCTGCTCTTCGCGCTCTGGCCCTTCTCGAGCCTCGTCCACGCCTTCAGCATCCCGCTCGGGTTCCTGAGGCGGCGGCCGATACAGTACCGCAGCCGCGACGCTTGGCCAAAAGGCCGCCGGGCGAGCCGTAACGGGGCGAGCCCCAACGGAGCCAGGCGCAACGGCGCAGGCCGCGAGGACGCGGGACGAAAGGATGCAGCGAAGCCCTCGCCTACCGGGAGGAGGGGACGCGATGGGTAG